From the Streptomyces sp. NBC_00390 genome, the window GAGAAGGACGAGATCAAGGTCGACGGCCTGACCGTGGCCACCCAGTCGTACCTGTTCTTCGCGCTGAACAAGCCGGCCGGTGTCGTCTCCACCATGGAGGATCCGGACGGCCGCCAGTGCCTCGGCGACTACGTCACCAACCGCGAGACGCGTCTCTTCCACGTCGGACGGCTCGACACGGAGACCGAGGGCATCATCCTCCTCACCAACCACGGCGAGCTGGCACACCGCCTCACCCACCCCAAGTACGGCGTGAAGAAGACCTATCTCGCCGCCATCCAGGGCCCCCTGCCCCGCGAGGTCGGCAAGCGCCTCAAGGACGGCATCCAGCTCGAGGACGGGTACGCCCGCGCGGACCACTTCCGGGTCGTGGAGCAGACCGGCAAGAACTACCTGGTCGAGGTCGTCCTCCACGAGGGCCGCAAGCACATCGTGCGCCGCATGCTCGCCGAGGCAGGCTTCCCGGTCGACAAGCTCGTACGGACCGCCTTCGGCCCGATCTCGCTCGGCGACCAGAAGTCGGGCTGGCTGCGCCGCCTGACCAACACCGAGGTCGGCATGCTGATGAAGGAAGTCGGCCTGTAGTCGTACAAAAGCATCCGAAAGGGCCCGTGACCGTTCAGGTCACGGGCCTTTTCGTCTTGTGGACGCAACCCCCGGCCCTTTATAGTCAGGGTGACTCTTAAGGAGGCGGGCGTGAGCCTCGCGGACATCCTCGAACCCCTGCAGCAACCGCTGTTCACCGTGCTCGGCACTGCGGTGAGCTGGGCCGAGTTCCTCGGCTTCGGCAGCGGCGCACTGTGCGTGTGGCTCGTCGCCCGCCAGCACATCGCCAACTGGCCGATCGGCATCGCCAACAACCTCTTCTTCATCCTGCTGTTCACCCAGGCGGGCCTGTACGCCGACGCCGGCCTGCAGGTCGTCTTCATCACCCTCGCCGCGTACGGCTGGTGGACCTGGACCCACGGGGGTGGACCAGGGACCGACGTCCTCCCGGTGCGACGCACCACCCGCACCGAGTGGACGTGGCTGATCGCGGCGGGGGTGGTGGGGACACTCGGCCTCACACTCCTGCTGGAGCGCGTCACCGACTCGACGGTCCCCTTCTGGGACGCGCTGACGACCGCCCTGTCCCTGATGGCGACGTACGGGCAGTGCCGCAAGCGCCTCGAGTCGTGGTGGCTGTGGATCGCCGCCGATGTGATCTATGTGCCGCTGTACGCCTACAAGGAGCTCTATCTGACCTCCCTGCTCTACGTCGGCTTCATGACGCTCTGCGTCGTCGGCCTGCGCAGCTGGTCGCGCGACCTCGCCGTACGACGGCGCGACGCACTCGGGGTGACCGCATGAAGCGCTACGGACACGGCCTCGTCCTCGGGAAGTTCTATCCGCCGCACGCGGGCCACCACCATCTCGTCCGCACCGCCGCCGACCGCTGCGAGCGGCTGACCGTACTGGTCTGCGCCTCCTCCGTGGAGTCGATCCCGCTGCGGGAAAGGGTGCACTGGATGGAGGAGGTGCACCAGGACGTGCGGGTCGTCGGGGCCGTCGACGACATCCCGGTGGATCTGAACGACCCCGCAGTCTGGGACGCGCACATGGCGGTCTTCCGGGAAGCCGTGACACGCCCCGTGGACGCGGTCTTCACGTCCGAGCCGTACGGCGACGAACTCGCCCTGCGCTTCGGCGCGGAGCACATCTGCGTCGACCTGGACCGCACCCTCTTCCCGGTCTCCGGAACCGCGGTGCGCAAGGACCCGGTGGGGTGCTGGGACTTCCTGGAGAAGCCGGCCCGGGCCTGGCTCACCCGCCGCGTCGTCGTTCTCGGCGCCGAGTCCACCGGCACCACCACCATGGCGCGGGCGCTCGCCGAGCACTACCAGCGGCGCGGCGGACCATGGTCCGGCACCCGCTGGGTGCCCGAGTGCGGGCGCGACTACAGCGCCGGGAAACTCGCCTCGCTGCGGGAGCAGTGGCCCGAAGCCCAGTGGGAGGACGTGGAGTTCATCTCGGACGAGTTCCCGGTGATCGCCAGGCGGCAGAACCGCCGCGAGAACCGGGCCGCCCGGAGCGGCTCGCCCGTGCTCTTCTGCGACACCGACTCCTTCGCGACGACCGTGTGGCACGAGCGGTACATCGGCGGGCGCAACCCCCTGGTCGACGAGATCGCCGACCGGGTCACCCATCATCTCTGGCTGCTCACCGACCACGAGGGCGTGGCCTTCGAGGACGACGGGCTGCGCGACGGCGAGGAACTGCGGCCCTGGATGACCCAGCGGTTCCGCGACGAACTGACCCGTACCGGCCGGACCTTCGTCGAACTCACCGGACCCCACGAGCAGCGGCTCGCCACCGCCGTCGCCGCCGTGGACGCCCTGATCGACGAGGGCTGGGATCTCGCCGACCCTCTGCCGGAGCGCCGCTGATGCAGGGCTACGACCCGGGCGCCTTCCCGCCCTTCGCCGTCACTGTCGACCTCGCCGTCTTCACGGTGCGCGACGGGCTGCTGCACGTACTGCTCGTCGAGCGCGGTCAGGAGCCGTACCTGGGCGCGTGGGCACTGCCCGGCGGCTTCGTCCTGCCCGCCGAGTCCGCCGAACTCGCCGCACGCCGCGAACTGGCCGAGGAGACGGGTCTGTCGCAGCAGACCGCGGCCGGCCTCCACCTGGAACAGCTGCGCACCTACAGCGAACCGGACCGCGACCCGAGGATGCGCGTCGTCTCCGTCGCGTACACGGCGCTCCTGCCGGATCTGCCGGAGCCGCGTGGCGGCGGCGACGCGGCAAGGGCCCAGTGGATGCCCTTCGGGACGTACGGTCCCCTCGCCTTCGACCACGACACGATCCTCGCCGACGCACACGACCGCGTCTGCGCCAAGCTCGAGTACACCTGCCTCGCCACCGCCTTCTGCCCGTCCGAGTTCACCCTCGGCGAGCTGCGGCAGGTGTACGAGACGGTCTGGGGCGTCGAGCTCGACCGCCCCAACTTCCGGCGCAAGGTCCTCACCACACCCGGCTTCGTCCAGGCCGTGAAGGGACCGCCGCGCCTGACCGGCGGACGGGGGAAACCGGCCGCTCTGTACCGGGCGGGTGGGGCCACCGCGCTGCACCCGCCACTCCTGCGACCGGAAGGACGGCACTCATGACCACTCTGGGGACCCACCGGACCATCACCAAGCAGGCCGCGACGGGCTCGCTGATCGGACTCGCGCTCGGGGACGCGCTCGGCTTCCCGACCGAGTTCAACGACGTGCCCGCCATCCTCGCCAAGTGCGGGCCGTGGCGGGAGATGGAACTGCCGACGCCCGCGTTCGTCACCGACGACACCCAGATGACGCTCGCCCTGGGCCGGGCCGTACGGACCGCGATGGACCGCGGACTGCTGGTCGGATCCCGGCTGGTGCGGCCGCTGCGCGAGGAGTTCACGTCCTGGTACCACTCGCCGGACAACAACCGTGCCCCCGGCCGCACCTGCATGGACGCCTGCCGGCTGCTCGACAACGAGCGGCTGCCCTGGCACGAGGCCAGCCAGATCGGCTCCAAGGGCTGCGGCGCCAACATGCGTGTCGCGCCCATCGGGCTCGTCCCTGGGCTGAGCGAGGAACAGCG encodes:
- the pnuC gene encoding nicotinamide riboside transporter PnuC; the protein is MSLADILEPLQQPLFTVLGTAVSWAEFLGFGSGALCVWLVARQHIANWPIGIANNLFFILLFTQAGLYADAGLQVVFITLAAYGWWTWTHGGGPGTDVLPVRRTTRTEWTWLIAAGVVGTLGLTLLLERVTDSTVPFWDALTTALSLMATYGQCRKRLESWWLWIAADVIYVPLYAYKELYLTSLLYVGFMTLCVVGLRSWSRDLAVRRRDALGVTA
- a CDS encoding NUDIX hydrolase; this translates as MQGYDPGAFPPFAVTVDLAVFTVRDGLLHVLLVERGQEPYLGAWALPGGFVLPAESAELAARRELAEETGLSQQTAAGLHLEQLRTYSEPDRDPRMRVVSVAYTALLPDLPEPRGGGDAARAQWMPFGTYGPLAFDHDTILADAHDRVCAKLEYTCLATAFCPSEFTLGELRQVYETVWGVELDRPNFRRKVLTTPGFVQAVKGPPRLTGGRGKPAALYRAGGATALHPPLLRPEGRHS
- a CDS encoding AAA family ATPase; this translates as MKRYGHGLVLGKFYPPHAGHHHLVRTAADRCERLTVLVCASSVESIPLRERVHWMEEVHQDVRVVGAVDDIPVDLNDPAVWDAHMAVFREAVTRPVDAVFTSEPYGDELALRFGAEHICVDLDRTLFPVSGTAVRKDPVGCWDFLEKPARAWLTRRVVVLGAESTGTTTMARALAEHYQRRGGPWSGTRWVPECGRDYSAGKLASLREQWPEAQWEDVEFISDEFPVIARRQNRRENRAARSGSPVLFCDTDSFATTVWHERYIGGRNPLVDEIADRVTHHLWLLTDHEGVAFEDDGLRDGEELRPWMTQRFRDELTRTGRTFVELTGPHEQRLATAVAAVDALIDEGWDLADPLPERR
- a CDS encoding pseudouridine synthase, with amino-acid sequence MRSSSGRNSSGNNGGSRGGNSGGRGSSAGRGNYRGAGNSRDDRQQRDSNPRRPRPEERTYDVGDGSEGPRRGRGAAARGGAKGGPRQSPQRGGGRTAPARSREYDARSEERNRERYANKPEVRTPKTFPGAEQEGERLQKVLARAGVGSRRACEELIDAGRVEVNGKIVIEQGVRVDPEKDEIKVDGLTVATQSYLFFALNKPAGVVSTMEDPDGRQCLGDYVTNRETRLFHVGRLDTETEGIILLTNHGELAHRLTHPKYGVKKTYLAAIQGPLPREVGKRLKDGIQLEDGYARADHFRVVEQTGKNYLVEVVLHEGRKHIVRRMLAEAGFPVDKLVRTAFGPISLGDQKSGWLRRLTNTEVGMLMKEVGL